In Dasypus novemcinctus isolate mDasNov1 chromosome 10, mDasNov1.1.hap2, whole genome shotgun sequence, one DNA window encodes the following:
- the LOC101412535 gene encoding olfactory receptor 5AN1-like, which produces MTIEGNITEITHFILLGFSDFPRTLAVLFVIFLVTYLITVTWNLCLIVLIRMDSHLHTPMYFFLINLSFIDICYVTTTAPKMLISFFQKQQTITFLSCIAQYFIFSTLGLSESCLLAAMAYDRYAAICKPLLYSSIMSPSLCVRMALGTYMAGLSGSLSQLCGLLQLHFCGPNVINHFFCDMPQLLILSCTDTFFIQVMIDILSMFFGTTNVLVILTSYAYVVNSIMKITSAKGRSKTFNTCASHLTAVSLFYTSTFFVYLSSSSSGSTSFDRFASVLYTVVIPMMNPLIYSLRNREIKYALKRLQKRRGHC; this is translated from the coding sequence ATGACTATAGAAGGAAATATCACAGAGATCACCCACTTCATCCTCTTGGGATTCTCAGACTTTCCCAGAACCTTAGCAGTGCTCTTTGTTATATTCCTGGTCACCTACCTCATAACTGTGACCTGGAACCTTTGCCTCATTGTCTTAATAAGGATGGattcccacctccacacacccatgtacttcttcctcatcAACTTGTCCTTCATAGATATCTGCTATGTTACAACCACAGCCCCAAAGATGCTCATCAGCTTCTTCCAGAAGCAGCAAACAATCACCTTTTTGAGTTGCATTGCCCAGTACTTCATCTTTTCAACTCTGGGACTGAGTGAGTCTTGTCTCCTGGCAGCCATGGCGTATGACCGATATGCTGCCATTTGTAAACCACTGCTCTATTCATCCATCATGTCACCCAGCCTCTGTGTTCGAATGGCGCTGGGAACCTACATGGCTGGACTCTCTGGTTCTTTATCCCAATTGTGTGGCTTGCTTCAACTTCACTTCTGTGGGCCCAATGTTATCAACCATTTCTTCTGTGACATGCCCCAATTGTTAATCTTGTCATGCACTGACACTTTCTTCATACAAGTCATGATTGATATATTATCAATGTTTTTCGGAACAACAAATGTTCTAGTTATCCTGACATCCTATGCTTATGTTGTTAACTCGATCATGAAGATCACTTCAGCTAAAGGCAGGTCCAAGACTTTCAACACCTGTGCTTCTCACCTGACTGCTGTTTCTCTCTTCTATACATcaactttttttgtttatttgagttCCAGCTCAAGTGGTTCCACCAGCTTTGACAGATTTGCTTCAGTTTTGTACACTGTGGTCATTCCCATGATGAATCCCTTGATTTACAGTCTGAGGAACAGGGAGATCAAATATGCTTTGAAGAGGTTGCAAAAGAGGAGAGGGCATTGCTAA